The Planctomycetota bacterium genomic sequence CGGCAGGCGCGCCGCCTGTTCGTTCTCGCGCTTGATCGATTCGTACACCTCCTTGCGGTGCACGGCGATCCGTGTGGGCGCCGAGATCCCCAGACGGACCTTGTCCCCGCGGATGTCCACCACGGTGATCTCGATCTCGTCTCCGATCATGATGGTCTCGTCGCGCTGACGGGATAGAACCAGCATGCATGAACTCCTTGCCGGGGCGTCCGTGCCCCGAGGCGCGCGCGACCGACCTGGCCGGTGCGCGGGAGGAGAGGTTGAAAAGGGTGTTCGCCACGTTCGCTACGCCGACACGGCCCGGCGCGTCGCGCCGTCCCCGACCTGCACCAGCGGGTGACGCGTCGTCCAACGCTTCTCCGCCAGCACCAGCTGCTCCCCCGTGCGGGTGAGCGTGTTCACGACCAGCGGGCCCTGGAGGTTGCCCGTCAGCATCTGCTCCACCTTGTTCACGATCACGAACACCTGCGCCTCCTCCAGGCGGTTCAGCTTCAGCTCCACCATCTGCTCCGGACGCACCGGCACCGAGAACTCCGGCACGAACAGGCTGGGGTCCGTCACCACGAACGCCAGGCTCGGCTCCTCCAGGCACTGCAGCCAGAAGAAGCACGCGTCCTCCCCGGGCTCGAGCAGGCAGTACCGGGTGTACTGCGAGAACCCCAGCAACCCCTTCGGGAACTCGAGCACCCGGTCTTCCGGGATGTCCAGAACCCCGAACCGCGTCGTCCGAACTTCCAT encodes the following:
- the fliW gene encoding flagellar assembly protein FliW encodes the protein MEVRTTRFGVLDIPEDRVLEFPKGLLGFSQYTRYCLLEPGEDACFFWLQCLEEPSLAFVVTDPSLFVPEFSVPVRPEQMVELKLNRLEEAQVFVIVNKVEQMLTGNLQGPLVVNTLTRTGEQLVLAEKRWTTRHPLVQVGDGATRRAVSA
- the csrA gene encoding carbon storage regulator CsrA, which gives rise to MLVLSRQRDETIMIGDEIEITVVDIRGDKVRLGISAPTRIAVHRKEVYESIKRENEQAARLPGADAMALGAISPGPARSAARGAASRLASPAPRPGPSPAPLSITTAAVKRA